One Arthrobacter sp. FW306-07-I genomic window carries:
- a CDS encoding aldo/keto reductase, whose product MSHDSTNQLELSATIDLKDLGTVHRLGFGAMRIVGDGVWGEPADRKAAIAVVRRAVELGVDFIDTADSYGPNISEEIIAEALHPYKEGLKIATKVGFTRTGPNKWIPVGRPEYLRQQTELSLRKLKVDTLDLLQLHRIDPKVDAEEQFGVLRELQDEGKVRALGLSQVSVEELEAASRHFTVSTVQNRYNLTDRSSEDVLRYSEENGIGFIPWAPISAGELAQPGGPLDEAAKRLGATTSQVALAWLLRRSPVMMPIPGTGSVEHLEENMAAAGITLDDDTYAELEAAGK is encoded by the coding sequence ATGAGCCATGATTCAACGAACCAGCTGGAACTGTCCGCAACGATCGATCTCAAGGACCTGGGAACCGTGCACAGGCTCGGTTTTGGTGCCATGCGCATCGTGGGTGACGGTGTCTGGGGTGAGCCCGCAGACCGCAAGGCCGCCATCGCCGTGGTGCGCCGCGCCGTCGAACTCGGCGTGGACTTCATCGACACCGCTGACTCCTATGGCCCCAACATCAGCGAGGAAATCATCGCCGAGGCCCTGCACCCGTACAAGGAGGGGCTGAAGATCGCCACCAAGGTGGGGTTCACCCGCACCGGGCCCAACAAGTGGATTCCCGTTGGCCGGCCCGAATACCTGCGCCAGCAGACCGAGCTGAGCCTGCGCAAGCTGAAGGTGGACACCCTGGACCTGCTGCAGCTGCACCGGATCGATCCCAAGGTGGACGCCGAGGAGCAGTTCGGCGTGCTGCGCGAGCTCCAGGACGAAGGCAAGGTCCGCGCCCTGGGCCTGTCCCAGGTGAGCGTTGAGGAGCTGGAAGCTGCAAGCAGGCATTTCACGGTCTCCACCGTCCAGAACCGCTACAACCTGACGGACCGCAGCTCCGAGGACGTGCTGCGCTACTCCGAGGAGAACGGAATCGGCTTCATCCCGTGGGCTCCGATTTCCGCCGGCGAGCTCGCGCAGCCGGGTGGCCCGCTGGATGAGGCCGCCAAGCGGCTGGGCGCCACCACCTCCCAAGTGGCACTCGCCTGGCTGCTGCGCCGCTCCCCCGTAATGATGCCCATCCCCGGCACCGGCTCCGTGGAGCACCTCGAGGAGAATATGGCCGCCGCCGGCATCACGCTCGACGACGACACGTACGCTGAGCTTGAAGCAGCCGGCAAGTAG
- a CDS encoding AEC family transporter translates to MLGVLAGFFVVWCIILVGWFVGRQRILGDNARPVLSGLTFFVASPALLFETLSKARLQEVFAEPLLVTAVAAIVTAAIFFAITRFWLKRALPESLMSAMSASLANSANLGIPIAVYVLGDASYVAPLLIFQLAFFTPMFLMILDSSTSTHRTTVLGFFLMILRNPMIVGSGLGLLVAGTGFQVPELVMEPIHLIGGAAIPAMLIAFGMSLNGTRPLQASAGRRLDTLLASAFKLGIQPALAYLFARFALGMDGHALFAVVVTSALPTAQNVFVAASRYQTGLTVAKDTVLITTVVAVPAMIGVALLLA, encoded by the coding sequence TTGCTAGGGGTGCTGGCCGGCTTCTTCGTTGTCTGGTGCATCATCCTGGTGGGCTGGTTCGTGGGCCGGCAAAGGATCCTCGGCGACAACGCCCGGCCCGTCCTCAGTGGCCTGACCTTCTTCGTTGCCAGCCCGGCACTGCTCTTCGAAACCCTCAGCAAGGCCCGCCTGCAGGAAGTCTTCGCCGAACCTCTGCTCGTCACCGCGGTGGCAGCCATTGTCACGGCAGCCATCTTCTTCGCCATCACCAGGTTCTGGCTGAAGCGGGCGCTTCCCGAATCACTGATGTCGGCCATGTCCGCTTCCCTGGCGAACTCCGCGAACCTAGGTATTCCTATTGCGGTATATGTCCTGGGCGACGCCAGCTACGTGGCGCCGCTGCTGATCTTCCAGCTGGCCTTCTTCACCCCGATGTTCCTGATGATCCTGGACTCGAGCACCAGCACGCACCGCACCACCGTCCTGGGCTTTTTCCTGATGATCCTGCGCAACCCCATGATCGTGGGTTCCGGCCTGGGGCTGCTGGTGGCCGGCACGGGCTTCCAGGTCCCGGAACTGGTCATGGAGCCCATCCACCTGATCGGCGGCGCGGCTATTCCTGCCATGCTGATCGCGTTCGGCATGAGCCTGAACGGCACCCGGCCGCTGCAGGCCTCCGCCGGCCGGCGCCTGGACACCCTGTTGGCCAGCGCCTTCAAGCTCGGCATCCAGCCGGCCCTTGCCTACCTTTTCGCCCGCTTCGCGCTGGGAATGGACGGGCATGCCCTGTTCGCCGTGGTGGTTACCTCGGCCCTGCCCACGGCCCAGAACGTGTTCGTTGCGGCCAGCCGGTACCAGACGGGACTCACCGTCGCGAAAGATACCGTGCTGATCACCACCGTGGTGGCGGTGCCGGCGATGATCGGCGTGGCGCTGTTGTTGGCGTAA
- the panD gene encoding aspartate 1-decarboxylase has product MNRTMFKSKIHRATVTHADLHYVGSVTVDLDLLEAADILPGELVSIVDVTNGARLETYTIAGERGSGVIGINGAAAHLMHENDIIILITYAQMTTEEAKSFEPRVVHVDENNRVIQLGNDPAEGLTPGVVRPPFALNNATV; this is encoded by the coding sequence ATGAATCGAACAATGTTCAAGTCCAAAATCCACCGGGCCACCGTCACGCATGCCGACCTGCACTATGTAGGCTCGGTCACCGTTGACCTCGACCTGCTGGAGGCCGCCGACATCCTTCCCGGCGAGCTGGTGTCCATCGTGGACGTCACCAACGGCGCGCGGCTTGAAACCTACACCATCGCCGGCGAACGTGGCTCCGGCGTGATCGGCATCAACGGTGCAGCGGCGCACCTGATGCACGAGAACGACATCATAATTTTGATTACGTACGCTCAGATGACCACCGAAGAAGCCAAGTCCTTCGAGCCACGCGTGGTCCACGTGGACGAAAACAACCGGGTGATCCAGCTGGGCAACGATCCCGCCGAGGGCCTTACCCCCGGCGTCGTGCGCCCGCCGTTCGCGCTCAACAACGCCACCGTGTGA
- a CDS encoding MFS transporter, with translation MAGAANAKDGVGFRSDRGPILIALMLSTGLVAIDSTIVATAVPSIVRDVGGFSSFPWLFSAYLLAQAVSVPIYGKLSDMAGRKPIILTGIGLFLLGSVLCGVAWSMPSLIAFRALQGLGAGAVLPVAVTIAGDIYTLQERAKVQGYLASVWAVSSVVGPSLGGVFSALGIWRGIFLVNVPLCLLAGWMLVRTLHEDVERATHKVDYAGAVLLAGSLGLLILGALQGGQAWAWDSPISIGVFVVGAVLLVAFLLVERRAAEPILPAWVVSRRLLATTALVSFGVGAVMIGLTSYVPTFLEGALSSSPLVAGLALAALTLGWPLSASQAGKFYLRIGFKSTALIGIAVSVVGLLILSLTASSPNVALIAVSCFVVGLGLGLLATPTLISAQSSVPWHERGVVTSTNMFARSIGSALGVAVFGAVANSIYDGSSGGEADPATVISASGAVFLAALVAGLLTVAAVLFMPAVKADSVEQAGDGAAAGEGPAATEPAGNAVPSPAVPTRVKGRSS, from the coding sequence ATGGCCGGCGCGGCGAACGCTAAAGACGGCGTAGGGTTCCGGTCCGATCGCGGGCCTATCCTCATTGCCCTGATGCTGTCCACGGGACTCGTGGCCATCGATTCCACCATCGTGGCCACCGCGGTGCCATCGATCGTCCGCGACGTGGGCGGCTTCTCGTCCTTCCCCTGGCTGTTCTCCGCCTACCTGCTGGCGCAGGCGGTGTCCGTGCCGATCTACGGCAAGCTTTCCGACATGGCGGGCCGCAAGCCCATCATCCTCACGGGCATCGGCCTGTTCCTGCTCGGTTCCGTGCTGTGCGGCGTGGCTTGGAGCATGCCCTCCCTGATTGCCTTCCGGGCGCTGCAGGGACTCGGCGCCGGTGCGGTGTTGCCCGTGGCCGTCACCATTGCCGGCGACATCTACACCCTGCAGGAGCGCGCGAAGGTCCAGGGCTACCTGGCCAGCGTCTGGGCCGTTTCCTCTGTGGTGGGCCCCAGCCTGGGCGGCGTCTTCTCCGCACTGGGCATCTGGCGCGGTATCTTCCTGGTCAACGTGCCGCTCTGCCTGCTGGCCGGATGGATGCTGGTCCGCACGCTCCATGAGGACGTGGAACGCGCCACCCACAAGGTGGATTACGCCGGCGCCGTGCTGTTGGCCGGCTCGCTCGGGCTGCTCATCCTCGGCGCCCTCCAGGGCGGCCAGGCGTGGGCCTGGGATTCTCCCATCAGCATCGGCGTGTTCGTGGTGGGCGCAGTCCTGCTGGTCGCATTCCTCCTGGTGGAACGCCGGGCGGCGGAGCCCATCCTGCCGGCCTGGGTGGTGTCCCGCCGGCTGCTGGCCACCACCGCGCTGGTCTCCTTCGGCGTCGGCGCGGTGATGATCGGCCTGACCTCCTACGTGCCCACCTTCCTGGAAGGCGCCCTGTCCTCCTCGCCACTGGTGGCCGGCCTGGCGCTCGCCGCCCTGACCCTCGGCTGGCCGCTTAGCGCCTCACAGGCCGGCAAGTTTTACCTGCGGATCGGCTTCAAATCCACGGCGCTGATCGGCATCGCCGTCTCGGTGGTGGGCCTGCTGATCCTGTCGCTCACCGCCTCCTCACCCAACGTGGCGCTGATCGCGGTCAGCTGCTTCGTCGTCGGCCTCGGCCTGGGCCTGCTGGCCACCCCCACCCTGATCTCGGCCCAGTCCAGCGTGCCCTGGCATGAACGCGGCGTGGTGACCAGCACCAACATGTTTGCCCGGTCCATCGGCAGCGCCCTGGGCGTGGCGGTGTTTGGTGCCGTGGCCAACTCCATCTATGACGGCAGCAGTGGTGGCGAGGCCGATCCCGCCACGGTTATTTCCGCGTCCGGGGCCGTCTTCCTTGCCGCGCTGGTGGCCGGGCTGCTGACCGTTGCCGCAGTGCTGTTTATGCCGGCTGTGAAGGCTGACAGCGTGGAGCAGGCCGGGGATGGGGCCGCGGCAGGCGAAGGCCCGGCAGCCACGGAGCCCGCTGGCAACGCTGTTCCCAGCCCCGCTGTTCCCACCCGAGTAAAGGGCCGCAGCAGCTAG
- a CDS encoding carbohydrate ABC transporter permease: MLRELSETKPAAALEGRRPAAKPKQASGFWYVAPFLAAFTLFLLWPIISGLWMSLTNQSLTGAGGGFAGFGNYLEAFGDKAVWQSLGNTAVFTLLTAAPLVVLSFVMAHLVYVGLPGQWLWRLSFFAPYLLPVSVVAALWQWMFQPGFGLINATLSAWGIKQVGFLDTEGVAMFSVVLVTIWWTVGFNFLLYLSALQNIPDHLYEAAQLDGAGPWRRLVSITIPMVNRTTVMIVMLQILASLKVFEQIYLLTNGGPRGSTRSVLEYIYDTGFSGYRLGYASAISYLFFALIVVIAVLQLRVMNRKAS; encoded by the coding sequence ATGCTGAGAGAGCTATCTGAAACTAAGCCGGCCGCCGCCCTGGAAGGCCGCCGGCCGGCAGCAAAACCGAAACAGGCCAGCGGCTTCTGGTACGTGGCGCCCTTCCTGGCGGCTTTCACGCTGTTCCTTCTGTGGCCGATTATCTCCGGACTGTGGATGAGCCTGACCAACCAGAGCCTCACCGGGGCCGGGGGTGGATTCGCCGGGTTCGGCAACTACCTGGAAGCGTTCGGGGACAAGGCGGTGTGGCAGTCCCTGGGCAACACGGCAGTGTTCACCCTCCTCACCGCGGCGCCCTTGGTTGTGTTGTCGTTTGTGATGGCGCATCTTGTATACGTAGGCCTGCCGGGCCAGTGGCTGTGGCGCCTGAGTTTCTTCGCGCCCTATCTGCTGCCTGTTTCGGTAGTGGCGGCCCTGTGGCAGTGGATGTTCCAGCCCGGCTTCGGCCTCATCAATGCCACCTTGAGCGCGTGGGGCATCAAACAGGTCGGTTTCCTCGACACCGAAGGCGTGGCGATGTTCTCGGTGGTCCTGGTGACTATCTGGTGGACCGTCGGGTTCAACTTCCTGCTGTACCTGTCAGCCCTTCAGAACATCCCCGACCATCTCTATGAAGCGGCCCAGCTGGATGGCGCCGGTCCATGGCGCCGGCTGGTATCCATCACCATCCCCATGGTCAATCGAACCACCGTCATGATCGTCATGCTCCAGATCCTTGCCTCACTCAAGGTGTTCGAACAGATCTACCTGCTGACGAACGGTGGCCCCCGTGGCAGCACCCGGTCCGTGCTGGAGTACATCTATGACACCGGCTTCAGCGGATACCGGCTGGGTTATGCCTCCGCAATCTCGTACCTCTTCTTTGCTCTCATCGTCGTCATCGCAGTGCTCCAACTGCGCGTGATGAACAGGAAGGCCTCCTGA
- a CDS encoding type 1 glutamine amidotransferase domain-containing protein, producing MANILMVVSAADSLTMKDGSEHPTGYWAEELVVSHQTLTEAGNTVHIATPGGRKPTVDQVSLAPESAGGEERAQRFKDYLARIDGELAHPLVLADVDIDSYDAVVMPGGHGPMADLYKDADLGRILVAADRSGKIIAPFCHGPAGLLSATDDDGGFTFKGRRLTVFTNEEELGGGTGENTPWLVEDALKEKGAVIENGAAWSSNVVRDGNLITGQNPQSSEDVAKEVLKALS from the coding sequence ATGGCAAACATTTTGATGGTCGTATCGGCCGCAGATTCCCTCACCATGAAGGACGGCAGTGAACACCCCACCGGCTACTGGGCGGAGGAACTGGTGGTGTCCCACCAGACCCTGACCGAGGCCGGCAACACGGTCCACATCGCCACCCCCGGCGGCCGGAAGCCCACCGTGGACCAGGTAAGCCTGGCCCCTGAGTCGGCCGGCGGCGAGGAACGGGCGCAGAGGTTCAAGGACTACCTGGCCCGGATCGACGGCGAGCTGGCGCACCCGCTGGTCCTTGCCGACGTCGACATTGACTCCTACGACGCCGTGGTGATGCCCGGCGGGCACGGCCCCATGGCGGACCTCTACAAGGATGCCGACCTGGGCCGCATCCTGGTGGCAGCAGACCGAAGCGGCAAGATCATCGCACCGTTCTGCCACGGTCCCGCCGGGCTGCTGAGCGCAACGGACGACGACGGCGGGTTCACTTTCAAGGGACGGCGCCTCACGGTCTTCACCAACGAGGAAGAACTTGGCGGGGGCACGGGCGAAAACACCCCGTGGCTGGTGGAGGACGCCCTCAAGGAGAAGGGCGCCGTCATCGAAAACGGCGCCGCCTGGTCCTCCAATGTGGTCCGGGACGGCAACCTCATCACCGGGCAGAACCCGCAGTCCAGCGAGGACGTGGCCAAGGAAGTCCTCAAGGCGCTGAGCTAG
- a CDS encoding LLM class flavin-dependent oxidoreductase, producing MTLPLSILDLATIGKGQTAAESFAGSVAMAQSAEKLGYRRVWYAEHHNMSSIASSATSVLIAHVAAHTESIRLGAGGVMLPNHSPLTIAEQFGTLETLHPGRIDLGLGRAPGSDQNTMRALRRDPMSADSFPQDVLELQGYLTGPTRIQGVEATPGKGTNVPLYILGSSLFGARLAAQLGLPYAFASHFAPAALQEAVAIYRREFKPSAQLDAPHVIAGVNVIAADSASEAQAMFQAIKRARVSLFFGGGREFTDDEADMILDSPQGRHMAQMMTYSAVGTPDVVIDYLDSFGKHADADELIVAHQSPGTQDRLRSVELLAQAAGLVAV from the coding sequence GTGACTCTTCCCCTTTCCATCCTTGACCTGGCAACCATCGGCAAAGGCCAGACGGCGGCGGAGAGCTTCGCGGGCAGCGTGGCCATGGCGCAAAGCGCGGAGAAGCTGGGCTACCGGCGCGTGTGGTACGCCGAGCACCACAACATGTCCTCCATCGCTTCCTCCGCCACCAGCGTGCTGATCGCGCACGTGGCCGCGCACACTGAAAGCATCCGGCTGGGTGCCGGCGGCGTCATGCTGCCCAACCATTCCCCGCTGACCATTGCAGAACAGTTCGGCACCCTGGAAACCCTGCACCCGGGCCGCATCGACCTGGGCCTGGGCCGCGCGCCGGGCAGCGACCAGAACACCATGCGCGCGCTGCGCCGCGACCCGATGTCCGCGGACAGCTTCCCGCAGGACGTCCTTGAACTGCAGGGCTACCTGACCGGTCCCACCCGCATCCAGGGCGTCGAGGCTACCCCCGGCAAGGGAACCAATGTTCCGCTGTACATCCTGGGCTCGTCCCTGTTCGGCGCCCGCCTGGCCGCGCAGCTGGGCCTGCCCTACGCCTTCGCCTCGCACTTTGCCCCGGCCGCCCTGCAGGAAGCGGTGGCCATCTACCGCCGCGAGTTCAAGCCGTCAGCCCAGTTGGACGCCCCGCACGTCATTGCCGGCGTCAACGTCATCGCCGCCGACTCCGCTTCCGAAGCGCAGGCGATGTTCCAGGCCATCAAGCGCGCCCGCGTCTCCCTGTTCTTTGGCGGCGGCCGGGAATTCACCGACGACGAAGCGGACATGATCCTGGACTCGCCGCAGGGCCGGCACATGGCACAAATGATGACCTACTCCGCAGTGGGGACGCCCGACGTCGTGATCGATTACCTGGACAGCTTCGGGAAGCACGCCGACGCGGACGAGCTCATCGTGGCGCACCAAAGCCCCGGAACCCAGGACCGCCTGCGGTCCGTGGAGCTGCTTGCCCAGGCCGCAGGGCTGGTGGCGGTCTAA
- a CDS encoding carbohydrate ABC transporter permease: MSTKTETLRVPGPTTGTGASRAGKTGVLKVGGLIALAVLALIWLLPILWGITTSLKTEADAAGSPFKAPAGGWNFDAYLQVLRQGDVPLWMFNSLVISVAVTVLTVGISALAAYGFSRTEFRGRKWLFALTVAAIMVPGQILIVPLYQQMNAMLLTDTWAGIVLPQVVAPMMVFILKNFFDTIPKELEEAARIDGAGGLRVFLTIVMPLSRPILVAVSIFVFIGAWNNFLWPFIVTNNPDLLTLPVGLATIKNAYGVQYAQTMASAILAALPLLVMFMLFQRHIVKGFATSGLGGQ, translated from the coding sequence ATGTCAACGAAAACTGAAACCCTGCGGGTCCCAGGTCCTACAACGGGAACTGGTGCCTCCCGGGCCGGAAAAACCGGAGTCCTGAAGGTTGGCGGGCTCATTGCGTTGGCGGTCCTGGCATTGATCTGGCTGCTGCCCATCCTCTGGGGCATCACCACGTCGCTGAAGACAGAGGCCGACGCCGCAGGTTCACCCTTCAAAGCGCCCGCAGGCGGATGGAATTTTGACGCCTACCTCCAGGTGCTGCGGCAGGGCGACGTGCCCCTGTGGATGTTCAACAGCCTGGTCATCTCCGTTGCCGTCACCGTCCTGACGGTCGGAATCTCGGCGCTGGCAGCCTACGGCTTCTCCCGGACAGAATTCCGCGGACGGAAGTGGCTGTTCGCCCTGACCGTGGCCGCAATCATGGTTCCGGGGCAAATCCTGATCGTGCCGCTGTACCAGCAAATGAACGCCATGCTGCTGACGGACACGTGGGCGGGCATCGTCCTGCCGCAAGTTGTTGCTCCCATGATGGTCTTCATCCTCAAAAACTTCTTCGACACGATTCCGAAGGAGCTGGAAGAGGCTGCCAGGATCGACGGTGCCGGCGGGCTGCGGGTATTCCTGACCATTGTGATGCCACTGTCCCGGCCCATCCTGGTTGCCGTATCCATTTTCGTGTTCATCGGTGCCTGGAATAACTTCCTGTGGCCCTTCATTGTGACCAACAATCCGGACCTGCTGACCCTCCCCGTGGGGTTGGCGACCATCAAGAATGCCTACGGGGTCCAGTACGCGCAGACAATGGCGAGCGCGATCCTGGCTGCGCTGCCTTTGTTGGTGATGTTCATGCTCTTCCAGCGGCACATCGTGAAAGGCTTCGCCACTTCCGGCCTCGGCGGGCAGTAA
- a CDS encoding chromosome segregation ATPase, with the protein MPTSPSPSVRARRLAAAVVLPGLLATSMVLIQPATAATTSTTGICSGVVNQLAHRGAVQENLLKAAAKKNADVIAALQVEKATLQSKADALAAQKADAEKALADLSAQETQLGSQEAAAQGILDELKSEQASLTAQIAAGNAALTDLQSQQASMESQLAPLQDELVAAQAASASLQDQADKLGKELAANSAAIAAARTELGALQQAADQAASDVAAKEAQIKQAQSDLEALTAKAAQADADVKAAETAVAGAETQLNALVTAGNTAAAELQAQQQLVDDAKAALAKLQETAAAADAAVSSKKDQIATAQTELTALQSAATAAKAALDAKTAEITAAQSDLRTLQTNAAAAAKAVSDNNAKISAVNTDIANLQTQISTANSQIATKQAALDQAKKDLAALQAQKATLEAQIADLNKQIDAINNNGNGGGKKELIAQRDALQAQLTAVNNQITDKNTQISGLQGDLATLQKQVDSLNAQLVAKQQESSTLQQQAAPLQAALNAANAAVTAKQNDIATLKAEVPALQDAVNEANAAVAGKQAELATLQGQLPTLEQAAKDAAAAVTAQQQVVTDLEDALPALEGNVEQAQQAISDQKVVLEAKNAILTEANDALAAANKAVDEKTAEISTLQGQLPALQATLDTANTAVTKKTAEIDSLNKLGDDLVARITDLNDQITAAEANVLDLQRRVAPLLAELDSLNGEITATEAKLAELQAQLTSLDPQIVAAQKKLADLQAQKKQNQEAIKTQKLVVLGLQAAWADVQDQIKAIDGTIANGGCAA; encoded by the coding sequence ATGCCTACTTCCCCGTCCCCCTCTGTTCGTGCCCGCCGTTTGGCTGCGGCCGTGGTCCTGCCCGGACTGCTTGCCACCAGCATGGTGCTGATTCAGCCGGCGACCGCCGCTACGACGTCCACCACCGGTATCTGCAGCGGTGTGGTGAACCAGCTGGCACACCGAGGTGCCGTGCAGGAGAATCTGCTGAAGGCGGCCGCCAAGAAGAATGCCGACGTCATTGCTGCGCTGCAGGTGGAGAAGGCCACGCTCCAGTCCAAGGCAGATGCACTGGCTGCCCAGAAGGCTGACGCGGAGAAGGCACTGGCAGACCTTTCCGCCCAGGAGACGCAGCTGGGCAGCCAGGAAGCAGCAGCGCAGGGAATACTGGACGAGCTGAAGTCCGAACAAGCAAGCCTGACCGCCCAGATCGCTGCCGGGAACGCAGCCCTCACCGACCTTCAAAGCCAGCAGGCAAGCATGGAAAGCCAGCTGGCGCCGCTGCAGGATGAACTGGTGGCGGCCCAGGCTGCTTCCGCCTCCCTTCAGGACCAGGCAGACAAGCTGGGCAAGGAACTGGCGGCCAACAGCGCGGCCATCGCGGCAGCCCGGACGGAGCTTGGCGCTCTGCAGCAGGCTGCGGACCAGGCGGCTTCAGACGTCGCTGCCAAAGAGGCCCAGATCAAGCAGGCACAGTCGGACCTCGAGGCACTGACCGCCAAGGCAGCGCAAGCGGATGCCGATGTGAAGGCTGCGGAGACAGCGGTAGCTGGGGCCGAAACCCAGCTGAACGCACTGGTGACTGCCGGGAACACCGCGGCCGCAGAGCTGCAGGCACAGCAACAATTGGTGGATGACGCCAAGGCCGCGCTGGCCAAGCTGCAGGAAACGGCTGCCGCCGCAGACGCCGCTGTCAGCAGCAAGAAGGATCAGATCGCCACGGCCCAGACGGAGCTTACGGCCCTGCAGTCCGCGGCCACCGCTGCCAAGGCGGCACTCGATGCCAAGACCGCAGAGATCACCGCAGCCCAGTCGGACCTGCGGACCCTTCAAACCAACGCGGCGGCCGCTGCAAAGGCGGTCAGCGACAACAACGCCAAGATCTCTGCCGTGAACACTGACATCGCCAACCTCCAGACCCAGATCTCGACGGCGAACAGCCAGATCGCCACGAAGCAGGCCGCGCTGGACCAGGCCAAGAAGGACCTGGCAGCGCTTCAGGCGCAGAAAGCCACCCTGGAGGCGCAGATCGCCGACCTTAATAAGCAGATCGACGCGATCAACAACAACGGCAACGGCGGTGGCAAGAAGGAACTGATCGCCCAGCGCGACGCCCTCCAAGCCCAACTGACGGCAGTGAACAACCAGATCACCGACAAGAACACGCAGATCTCCGGGCTTCAAGGCGACCTGGCCACCCTCCAGAAGCAGGTCGATTCGCTGAATGCACAGCTTGTGGCCAAGCAGCAAGAGAGCAGCACCTTGCAGCAGCAGGCAGCCCCACTGCAGGCAGCCCTCAATGCGGCCAACGCAGCGGTTACTGCAAAACAGAACGACATTGCCACCCTCAAAGCAGAGGTGCCCGCGCTGCAGGATGCCGTGAACGAGGCCAACGCAGCTGTTGCCGGCAAGCAGGCCGAGCTCGCCACCCTACAGGGGCAGCTCCCGACGCTGGAGCAGGCGGCGAAGGACGCAGCAGCCGCGGTGACGGCACAGCAGCAGGTGGTGACGGACCTCGAAGACGCCTTGCCCGCCCTCGAGGGGAATGTTGAGCAGGCCCAGCAGGCCATCTCTGACCAGAAGGTGGTCCTCGAGGCGAAGAATGCCATTTTGACTGAGGCAAATGACGCGCTGGCGGCAGCCAACAAGGCAGTGGACGAAAAGACTGCCGAGATTTCGACGCTTCAGGGCCAGCTCCCGGCACTGCAGGCCACCCTTGATACCGCGAATACTGCCGTTACTAAAAAGACAGCCGAGATCGATTCACTCAACAAGTTGGGCGACGACCTGGTGGCCCGGATTACGGACCTCAATGACCAGATCACCGCCGCCGAAGCCAACGTCCTTGACCTGCAGAGACGGGTGGCGCCGCTGCTGGCGGAGCTTGACAGCCTGAATGGAGAGATCACCGCCACGGAGGCAAAACTGGCAGAACTGCAGGCACAGCTAACAAGCCTGGATCCCCAGATTGTTGCCGCTCAGAAGAAACTCGCAGATTTGCAGGCCCAGAAGAAGCAGAACCAGGAGGCGATCAAGACGCAGAAGCTGGTCGTGCTCGGCCTGCAAGCCGCGTGGGCGGATGTCCAGGACCAGATCAAGGCCATCGACGGAACCATCGCGAACGGGGGCTGCGCCGCCTGA
- a CDS encoding FAD-dependent oxidoreductase yields MNSVLDTVVIGGGAMGSAAAWALSRRGRQVTLVEQFGPGHKVGASHGATRNLNPGYHQPDYVAMLAEALALWEELEQESGEQLLARTGVVTHGPGFDPNEISAALTAAGIRAEFLQPAEAGERWRGIRFDRQVLHMPDGGQLNPEAALPAFQRLAAARGAEIRHHTRVADFQVFDDGVRLTLESTAGTEVVTAAQAVVTAGGWTEKLLGKVAGGGNPAIRIPKLRVTQEQPAHFRVADAGAVWPGFNHYPGPDYQGWYSPIYGMQTPGEGIKAGWHGVGREVDPDHRDFLPEPTQLAALQEYARQWLPGVDADSFETISCTYTTTPDEDFILDRVGPVVIGAGFSGHGFKFTPVIGRILADLATGTRPAPEIFRASR; encoded by the coding sequence ATGAATTCTGTGTTGGACACTGTGGTGATCGGCGGCGGGGCCATGGGTTCCGCGGCTGCCTGGGCGTTGTCGCGCCGGGGCCGGCAGGTGACGCTGGTGGAGCAGTTCGGCCCCGGCCACAAAGTCGGTGCGTCCCACGGCGCCACCCGGAACCTGAACCCGGGCTACCACCAGCCGGACTATGTGGCCATGCTGGCCGAGGCGCTGGCGCTGTGGGAGGAACTGGAACAGGAAAGCGGCGAGCAGCTGCTGGCGCGCACCGGCGTCGTCACCCACGGACCGGGCTTTGACCCGAACGAAATTTCCGCAGCCCTCACTGCTGCAGGCATCCGCGCCGAGTTCCTGCAGCCGGCCGAGGCCGGCGAACGGTGGCGCGGCATCCGGTTCGACCGGCAGGTCCTGCACATGCCCGACGGCGGCCAGCTCAATCCGGAAGCCGCACTTCCCGCCTTCCAGCGGCTGGCCGCTGCCCGGGGCGCCGAGATCCGGCACCACACCAGGGTGGCGGACTTCCAGGTGTTCGACGACGGCGTGCGGCTGACGCTGGAATCTACTGCGGGCACGGAGGTGGTCACCGCAGCCCAGGCCGTGGTGACGGCGGGCGGCTGGACGGAGAAGCTGCTGGGCAAGGTTGCGGGCGGCGGCAACCCAGCCATCCGGATCCCGAAGCTGAGGGTGACCCAGGAGCAGCCGGCGCACTTCCGGGTGGCGGACGCCGGCGCGGTGTGGCCGGGCTTCAACCACTACCCCGGCCCGGACTACCAGGGCTGGTACTCGCCCATCTACGGGATGCAGACCCCGGGCGAAGGCATCAAGGCGGGCTGGCACGGGGTGGGCCGGGAAGTGGATCCGGATCACCGCGATTTCCTGCCCGAGCCTACCCAGCTCGCCGCACTGCAGGAGTACGCCCGGCAGTGGCTGCCCGGCGTGGACGCCGATTCGTTCGAGACGATCAGCTGCACGTACACCACCACTCCGGACGAGGACTTCATCCTGGACCGCGTGGGACCGGTGGTGATCGGGGCTGGTTTCTCCGGCCACGGCTTCAAGTTCACGCCCGTGATCGGGCGGATCCTGGCCGACCTTGCCACCGGGACCCGCCCCGCGCCCGAAATTTTCCGGGCGTCCCGCTAG